In the Scyliorhinus torazame isolate Kashiwa2021f chromosome 4, sScyTor2.1, whole genome shotgun sequence genome, one interval contains:
- the LOC140411061 gene encoding myelin and lymphocyte protein-like — MSAPSTSSSPIPSGVKVCITFPEILMFVEFVFGGLVWILVASARVSFATDQGWVMFVSVFCFVITTLLLILYMAGVQNCSSCWIAVDVFYHFTAALFYLSIAVLQASDMRLGAFQVSKHFKINIAATVFAFVATLLYTIHAILSILRWKSS; from the exons ATGTCAGCTCCATCTACTTCATCGAGTCCCATACCATCTGGTGTAAAAGTGTGCATAACATTTCCTGAGATCCTGATGTTCGTCGAGTTT GTTTTTGGCGGCCTGGTTTGGATCCTTGTGGCTTCGGCTCGAGTTTCATTTGCAACTGATCAAGGATGGGTGATGTTTGTTTCGGTCTTCTGCTTTGTCATCACCACGTTGCTGCTCATCCTGTACATGGCTGGAGTTCAGAACTGTTCATCCTGTTGGATTGCAGTG GATGTCTTCTACCACTTCACTGCAGCTTTGTTCTATTTAAGTATTGCAGTTTTGCAGGCCAGTGACATGAGGCTCGGCGCCTTCCAGGTTTCAAAACATTTCAAAATCAACATTGCCGCCACA GTGTTTGCGTTCGTGGCCACTTTACTTTACACCATTCATGCGATATTGTCAATACTGCGATGGAAGTCCTCCTGA